In Rubrivirga marina, the following are encoded in one genomic region:
- a CDS encoding AtpZ/AtpI family protein, translating to MADAPDRPDGGPPDRDDPWADAPDRFEEADREWQAKWADRDLEADEIEPPPAGYRNKRVTPGSVGDAYGDGMRAAGEHLGTGMQIGAAMVFFVGLGIVVDRWLDITPWGTIVGACLGMVGVMVLVLRMAKEGNRK from the coding sequence GTGGCCGACGCCCCCGACCGCCCCGACGGCGGACCGCCTGACCGCGACGACCCCTGGGCCGACGCCCCGGACCGATTCGAGGAGGCCGACCGCGAGTGGCAGGCCAAGTGGGCCGACCGCGACCTCGAGGCAGACGAGATCGAGCCGCCCCCGGCCGGCTACCGCAACAAGCGCGTGACCCCTGGGAGCGTCGGCGACGCCTACGGGGACGGGATGCGGGCCGCGGGCGAGCACCTCGGCACCGGCATGCAGATCGGCGCGGCGATGGTGTTCTTCGTCGGCCTCGGCATCGTCGTGGACCGGTGGCTCGACATCACGCCCTGGGGCACGATCGTCGGCGCCTGCCTCGGGATGGTCGGCGTGATGGTCCTCGTCCTCCGCATGGCGAAGGAGGGGAATCGGAAGTAG
- a CDS encoding bactofilin family protein, with the protein MAKTRALPVSASSNPAEQHNIIGASTTVEGTLRSSGNVNISGTVEGNVEVEGRTMVMAGGVVDGEVVSTSAEIAGTVRGQVKVKERLVMKSSAVVEGDIRTGKLVVEDGATFNGQCQMGASAGASASSDRKPERGGAAVVGAVGKGADAA; encoded by the coding sequence ATGGCCAAGACCCGAGCGCTCCCCGTAAGTGCCAGCAGCAACCCCGCCGAGCAGCACAACATCATCGGCGCCTCGACGACGGTCGAGGGCACGCTCCGATCGAGCGGCAACGTCAACATCTCCGGGACCGTCGAGGGGAACGTCGAGGTCGAGGGGCGGACGATGGTGATGGCCGGCGGCGTGGTCGACGGTGAGGTCGTGTCGACGAGCGCCGAGATCGCGGGGACCGTCCGCGGCCAGGTGAAGGTCAAGGAGCGGCTCGTGATGAAGTCCTCGGCCGTCGTCGAGGGCGACATCCGCACGGGCAAGCTGGTCGTCGAGGACGGCGCGACGTTCAACGGCCAGTGCCAGATGGGCGCGTCGGCGGGCGCGTCGGCGTCGAGCGACCGGAAGCCGGAGCGCGGCGGCGCGGCCGTCGTCGGCGCCGTCGGCAAGGGCGCCGACGCTGCCTAG
- a CDS encoding M23 family metallopeptidase: MTDFLRDLFSHPGSARTVIVLEPDTMSTPRQYEVRPGYALYAAVIGIVVLGALLVAAIVLTPLRGLILGPGTGELRGVAETNAQRAAALEDSLALQYQQIAQLRAIITGEMDDLGDDVLDPAAFSLPDPDSLPDAPEAGPPVAGGDQAQPALPLRTLGPATDAERDARAARAYLDGLRLPALPPVDGVPSRGFDAARGHFALDLAATVGTDVRAFADGYVVFSDWTHQGGHTIAVQHPGGYLSVYKHNSRLLKRVGERVRARETVALSGNTGEITSGPHLHFEVWRDGLAQDPAALLVAP, encoded by the coding sequence GTGACCGACTTCTTACGAGACCTGTTCTCTCACCCCGGCTCGGCCCGGACCGTCATCGTCCTCGAGCCGGACACGATGAGCACCCCGCGCCAGTACGAGGTCCGCCCCGGCTACGCGCTCTACGCGGCCGTCATCGGCATCGTCGTGCTGGGGGCGCTCCTGGTGGCGGCGATCGTGCTGACGCCGCTCCGCGGGCTCATCCTCGGGCCCGGCACCGGCGAGCTCCGCGGCGTCGCCGAGACGAACGCCCAGCGGGCGGCGGCGCTCGAGGACTCGCTCGCGCTCCAGTACCAGCAGATCGCCCAGCTCCGGGCCATCATCACCGGCGAGATGGACGACCTCGGCGACGACGTACTCGACCCCGCCGCGTTCTCGCTCCCCGACCCCGACTCCCTCCCGGACGCGCCCGAGGCGGGCCCGCCGGTCGCCGGCGGCGACCAGGCCCAGCCGGCGCTCCCGCTCCGCACCCTCGGGCCTGCCACCGACGCCGAGCGCGACGCCCGGGCGGCCCGCGCCTACCTCGACGGCCTCCGCCTCCCGGCCCTCCCGCCCGTCGACGGCGTGCCCTCGCGCGGGTTCGACGCGGCCCGCGGCCACTTCGCCCTCGACCTCGCCGCGACCGTCGGCACGGACGTCCGTGCCTTCGCCGACGGGTACGTCGTCTTCTCGGATTGGACCCACCAGGGCGGCCACACGATTGCCGTCCAGCACCCGGGCGGCTACCTTTCGGTGTACAAACACAACAGCCGGCTGCTCAAACGCGTCGGCGAGCGGGTCCGCGCGCGGGAGACGGTCGCGTTGAGCGGGAACACGGGCGAGATCACGTCCGGGCCCCACCTGCACTTCGAGGTGTGGCGCGACGGGCTCGCGCAAGACCCCGCCGCCCTGCTCGTCGCCCCCTGA
- the rpsT gene encoding 30S ribosomal protein S20: MPQHKSAAKRVRQDAKRRLRNRYQKVRVRTMIKDLHAETDPSAAQEKLNAIKAQLDRLAGRRVVHPNKAANTKSQLDKYVDSLG; this comes from the coding sequence ATGCCTCAGCACAAGTCCGCCGCCAAGCGCGTCCGCCAGGACGCCAAGCGCCGCCTCCGCAATCGGTACCAGAAGGTCCGCGTCCGCACGATGATCAAGGACCTCCACGCCGAGACCGATCCGTCCGCCGCCCAGGAGAAGCTGAACGCCATCAAGGCGCAGCTCGACCGGCTCGCCGGCCGCCGCGTGGTCCACCCGAACAAGGCCGCGAACACGAAGAGCCAGCTCGACAAGTACGTCGACTCGCTCGGCTAG
- a CDS encoding PKD domain-containing protein, protein MSASLSARAVLLIAGLAGLVAPRAAAQAEQTAPGRSAYVLVRGAVAGVEGDSKSTFDDTGAGLGLEAGVRLSPRWAVALAWWAQDLPSLAQGFRIDGRVTGQGSQAYQGQALVRAHLLATTGRSWSPFVEAGLAVVTGQGTDAARNQAGDGTVWGFGPVGGLGLDVALSPRLGLRAGVQSTVVVPDVALDGADPSAFAREPTPPSGALADNIGYDVLTNVGVGVRYALPLRRPATLPRPGPPPLAETHGDAPAPTAPEPPPSEPATSVATASGRSPAGEPEPDAEAPTPAVEPAPEVTHLTCPTELAPGEEGAFAVAATAATSTTWDWGDGSTGARARHAFDTSGTYTVTATVQTAGGEASESCLVTVATTVAPTEITACRATPSPAALGKAITVEAETYGADTVSVDLGDGAEADALPTRHEYGRTGTFTVTVVATGAGGQDTCTTTVTVEDPSCAASLAPVRFKAGGTDLTAGAMTTLDAAADLLGRCSAVCLSIDGYATRAEGGAALAQQRADAVMFYLIGQGVEADRLQTSGPGGESVEDAGSPHRVEVSAGSCAGF, encoded by the coding sequence ATGTCCGCCTCATTGTCCGCCCGCGCCGTTCTCCTCATCGCCGGGCTGGCGGGGCTCGTGGCGCCGCGCGCCGCGGCGCAGGCTGAGCAGACCGCCCCGGGCCGCTCGGCCTACGTGCTCGTCCGGGGCGCCGTGGCCGGAGTCGAGGGCGACTCCAAGAGCACGTTCGACGACACGGGGGCTGGCCTCGGGCTTGAAGCGGGCGTCCGGCTCTCGCCCCGCTGGGCGGTCGCGCTCGCGTGGTGGGCGCAGGACCTCCCGTCGCTCGCCCAGGGCTTCCGGATCGACGGACGGGTGACGGGCCAGGGGAGCCAGGCCTACCAGGGCCAGGCGCTCGTCCGCGCTCACCTTCTCGCGACGACGGGTCGATCGTGGTCACCGTTCGTCGAGGCCGGGCTGGCCGTCGTGACGGGCCAGGGGACGGACGCCGCGCGCAACCAGGCCGGCGACGGGACGGTCTGGGGCTTCGGCCCGGTCGGCGGGCTCGGCCTCGACGTCGCGCTCTCGCCCCGCCTCGGACTCCGCGCCGGCGTCCAGTCGACGGTCGTCGTCCCCGACGTCGCCCTCGACGGCGCCGATCCGAGCGCGTTCGCCAGGGAGCCGACCCCGCCCTCGGGCGCGCTCGCCGACAACATCGGGTACGACGTCTTGACGAACGTGGGGGTGGGCGTCCGCTACGCGCTTCCGCTGAGGCGTCCCGCCACCCTCCCGAGGCCGGGGCCTCCGCCGCTCGCCGAGACGCACGGTGACGCTCCGGCCCCCACCGCCCCGGAGCCCCCGCCGTCAGAACCCGCCACCTCGGTGGCGACCGCCTCTGGGCGGAGCCCCGCGGGGGAGCCCGAGCCGGACGCCGAGGCCCCCACGCCCGCCGTCGAGCCCGCCCCGGAGGTCACGCACCTCACGTGCCCGACCGAGCTCGCCCCCGGCGAGGAGGGCGCCTTCGCCGTCGCCGCGACCGCCGCGACCTCGACCACGTGGGACTGGGGGGACGGCTCGACCGGCGCGCGGGCCCGTCACGCGTTCGACACCTCCGGGACCTACACGGTCACCGCGACGGTGCAGACGGCCGGAGGCGAGGCGTCGGAGTCCTGCCTCGTCACCGTCGCGACGACGGTCGCCCCGACCGAGATCACGGCGTGCCGCGCCACTCCCAGCCCGGCCGCGCTCGGCAAGGCCATCACGGTCGAGGCCGAGACCTACGGGGCGGACACCGTCTCCGTCGACCTCGGCGACGGCGCCGAGGCGGACGCCCTCCCGACCCGCCACGAGTACGGCCGCACGGGCACGTTCACCGTCACGGTCGTGGCGACGGGAGCCGGCGGCCAGGACACCTGCACGACGACCGTCACCGTCGAGGACCCCTCCTGTGCCGCCTCCCTCGCGCCCGTCCGATTCAAGGCGGGCGGGACGGACCTGACGGCCGGCGCCATGACGACGCTCGACGCCGCGGCCGACCTCCTCGGCCGGTGCTCGGCCGTGTGCCTCTCGATCGACGGCTACGCGACGCGCGCCGAGGGCGGCGCCGCGCTGGCCCAGCAACGGGCCGACGCCGTCATGTTCTACCTCATCGGTCAGGGGGTCGAGGCCGACCGGCTCCAGACCTCCGGCCCAGGTGGGGAGTCGGTCGAGGACGCGGGAAGCCCGCACCGGGTGGAGGTGAGCGCCGGCTCGTGCGCCGGTTTTTGA
- a CDS encoding PKD domain-containing protein — MTSRLFSLLPWCAALLIATSSYAQVRPSNSVYVLLRGAVAGYYGDLDKNSDGDPDSATPDIQDGFEEPGFGVGAELGYQFNPNLSFGIAGWYQDLPALNDGFQFDQTNNVQGGEAYQLQGLFRFIPFANARISPYLELGGALVSGQGTENERNNGSADEDVFGYGPVGGLGIDIALTPQFGLFLGAQSTVVFPDVALDGADPGAFGVQADNADFDILANVGGGLRYAFRPPYTAVEIEGLECPAELEAGESGSFMVMTNDDATMPVTTTWQWGDGSTGSGMTTSHTFATPGTYPVTAMVMNEGGEDSESCLVTVVEPPTPPALAGCRATPSSVDTGEQVTINATATDADEITVDFGDGTTASTLPARHAYADTGSYTVTITATNEYGSDTCTIPVTVGDSYCADITELNPVFFGYGATTLTADATSRLDENIEILRRCPDICVTINGYSDGSEPGDALRISQARADAVLQYYVGQGIDAERLRAVGRGVDPDANSKEDPGPGDSRARRADSIPSSCAGF, encoded by the coding sequence ATGACCTCGCGTCTCTTCTCCCTTCTCCCCTGGTGTGCGGCGCTGCTCATCGCAACGTCGTCGTACGCCCAGGTCCGCCCCAGCAACTCCGTCTACGTCCTCCTCCGCGGCGCCGTCGCCGGGTACTACGGCGACCTCGACAAAAACTCGGACGGCGATCCGGATTCGGCCACGCCCGACATCCAGGACGGCTTCGAAGAGCCCGGATTCGGCGTCGGCGCCGAGCTTGGCTACCAGTTCAACCCAAACCTCTCGTTCGGCATCGCCGGCTGGTACCAGGACCTTCCGGCCCTGAATGACGGCTTCCAGTTCGACCAGACCAACAACGTCCAGGGTGGGGAGGCCTACCAGCTCCAGGGCCTCTTCCGCTTTATCCCATTCGCGAACGCTCGCATCTCCCCGTACCTCGAACTCGGTGGCGCCCTCGTCTCGGGCCAGGGCACCGAGAACGAGCGGAACAACGGCTCAGCCGATGAGGACGTCTTCGGCTACGGCCCGGTCGGCGGTCTCGGCATCGACATCGCGCTGACGCCCCAGTTCGGGCTCTTCCTCGGGGCCCAGTCGACCGTCGTCTTCCCCGACGTCGCCCTCGACGGCGCCGACCCGGGCGCCTTCGGTGTCCAGGCCGACAACGCGGACTTCGACATCCTCGCCAACGTCGGCGGCGGCCTCCGCTACGCGTTCCGCCCGCCGTACACGGCCGTCGAGATCGAAGGGCTGGAGTGCCCGGCCGAGCTCGAGGCCGGGGAGTCCGGCTCGTTCATGGTCATGACGAACGACGACGCCACGATGCCCGTGACCACGACGTGGCAGTGGGGCGACGGCTCGACCGGCTCGGGCATGACGACGTCGCACACGTTCGCCACGCCGGGCACCTACCCGGTCACGGCGATGGTGATGAACGAGGGCGGGGAGGACTCGGAGTCCTGCCTCGTGACCGTCGTCGAGCCGCCGACGCCGCCGGCCCTCGCCGGCTGCCGCGCCACGCCGTCGAGCGTCGACACGGGTGAGCAGGTGACGATCAACGCGACGGCCACCGACGCCGACGAGATCACCGTCGACTTCGGCGACGGGACCACGGCCTCGACGCTCCCGGCCCGCCACGCCTACGCCGACACCGGCTCCTACACCGTGACCATCACGGCGACCAACGAGTACGGCTCCGACACGTGCACCATCCCGGTGACCGTCGGCGACTCGTACTGCGCCGACATCACGGAGCTGAACCCGGTGTTCTTCGGGTACGGCGCGACGACGCTCACGGCCGACGCGACGAGCCGGCTCGACGAGAACATCGAGATCCTCCGCCGGTGCCCGGACATCTGCGTGACGATCAACGGGTACTCCGACGGCTCGGAGCCGGGCGACGCCCTCCGGATCTCGCAGGCCCGCGCCGACGCGGTCCTCCAGTACTACGTCGGTCAGGGCATCGACGCCGAGCGGCTCCGCGCCGTCGGCCGCGGGGTCGACCCGGACGCGAACTCGAAGGAGGACCCGGGCCCGGGCGACAGCCGCGCCCGCCGGGCCGACTCGATCCCGTCGTCCTGCGCCGGGTTCTAG
- a CDS encoding PKD domain-containing protein, whose translation MPRLRTLFVWAAALLLGAASQAQVVRPSESIYVLLRGGVTGYYGDLDKNSDGDPDQATPDIQDGFEDPGFGVGGEIGYLFNENLSFGIGFMYHDVPALNDGFQFDGTNNVQGGEAYQLQGLFRYMPFDSFRISPFVELGAALVSGQGTENERNNGGSDDDVFGYGPVVGLGADIALTPQFSLFLGAQSTVVFPDVALDGADPGAFGDPTDDADYDILTTLGGGLKFAFRAPYTAVEIEGLECPAELEAGESGSFMVMTNDDATMPVTTTWQWGDGSTGSGMTTSHTFATPGTYTVTAMVMNEGGEDSESCLVTVVEPPTPPALAGCRATPTSVNVGEQVTINATATEAEEVMVDFGDGTTASSLPARHAYSETGTYTVEIMASNQYGDDVCTITVTVGDSYCANITELNPVFFGYGATTLTADATSRLDENIEILRRCPDICVTINGYSDGSEPGDALRISQARADAVLQYYVSQGVDRERLRAVGRGVDPAANSKEDPGPGDSRARRADSIPSSCAGF comes from the coding sequence TTGCCTCGTCTCCGCACCCTCTTCGTCTGGGCCGCCGCGCTCCTCCTCGGAGCCGCGTCTCAGGCCCAGGTCGTCCGCCCCAGCGAGTCCATCTACGTCCTCCTCCGCGGCGGCGTGACCGGCTACTACGGCGACCTCGACAAAAACTCGGACGGCGACCCTGACCAGGCGACGCCAGACATCCAGGACGGCTTCGAGGACCCCGGCTTTGGGGTGGGAGGCGAGATCGGCTACCTCTTCAACGAGAACCTCTCGTTCGGGATCGGCTTCATGTACCACGACGTCCCGGCGCTCAACGACGGGTTCCAGTTCGACGGGACCAACAACGTCCAGGGTGGGGAGGCCTACCAGCTCCAGGGCCTCTTCCGCTACATGCCGTTCGACTCGTTCCGCATCTCGCCGTTCGTCGAGCTCGGCGCCGCCCTCGTCTCGGGCCAGGGCACGGAGAACGAGCGGAACAACGGCGGCTCCGACGACGACGTCTTCGGCTACGGCCCGGTCGTCGGCCTCGGCGCCGACATCGCGCTGACGCCCCAGTTCAGCCTCTTCCTCGGGGCCCAGTCGACGGTCGTCTTCCCCGACGTCGCCCTCGACGGCGCCGACCCCGGCGCGTTCGGTGACCCGACCGACGACGCCGACTACGACATCCTGACGACGCTCGGCGGCGGGCTCAAGTTCGCCTTCCGCGCGCCGTACACGGCCGTCGAGATCGAAGGGCTGGAGTGCCCGGCCGAGCTCGAGGCCGGGGAGTCCGGCTCGTTCATGGTCATGACGAACGACGACGCCACGATGCCCGTGACCACGACGTGGCAGTGGGGCGACGGCTCGACCGGCTCGGGCATGACGACGTCGCACACGTTCGCCACGCCGGGCACCTACACGGTCACGGCGATGGTGATGAACGAGGGCGGGGAGGACTCGGAGTCCTGCCTCGTGACCGTCGTCGAGCCGCCGACGCCGCCGGCCCTCGCCGGCTGCCGCGCCACGCCGACCTCGGTCAACGTGGGTGAGCAGGTGACGATCAACGCCACGGCCACCGAGGCGGAGGAGGTGATGGTCGACTTCGGCGACGGGACCACCGCGTCCTCGCTTCCGGCTCGCCACGCGTACTCGGAGACGGGCACGTACACGGTCGAGATCATGGCGTCGAACCAGTACGGTGATGACGTCTGCACGATCACCGTCACCGTCGGCGACTCGTACTGCGCGAACATCACGGAGCTGAACCCGGTGTTCTTCGGGTACGGCGCGACGACGCTCACGGCCGACGCGACGAGCCGGCTCGACGAGAACATCGAGATCCTCCGCCGGTGCCCGGACATCTGCGTGACGATCAACGGGTACTCCGACGGCTCGGAGCCGGGCGACGCCCTCCGGATCTCGCAGGCCCGCGCCGACGCGGTCCTCCAGTACTACGTCTCGCAGGGCGTCGACCGCGAGCGGCTCCGCGCCGTTGGGCGTGGCGTCGATCCGGCGGCGAACTCGAAGGAGGACCCGGGCCCGGGCGACAGCCGCGCCCGCCGGGCCGACTCGATCCCGTCGTCCTGCGCCGGGTTCTAG